Part of the Deltaproteobacteria bacterium genome, TCGGAAGCCTCGGAAAAACCCAGGCCCACCAGAATCCTTACAGCCTCTTCCCTGCAGGACGACGGCCCGACGAACCGGAGGACGACGTTTTCAATAGGGGGCTTTTTCGTGGTTTCCAACATATTTCACCTCCACAAGCCGAGCGGCGTTGTCCACTGATTCCCATATCGCAACGTAGGTGGGACGGCCAATTTTAATGTGGCAATGATGCAGGTTGACGCCAAGCCTTCCATAATTTGGCCAGTTGCCTCGAACAGGTCCTCTCGCCTCAATGTCGAGCATAAGGGCCACCAGACGGGAGCGCACCGATTCCGGCAGCCTGGAAATGGTCTTTGCAGCCTTGTCAGTGATACCGACTGTCCATTTCATTTGCAATATACCAAAAATTAGTATTAAGTTAAAGAGAAAAACACTCTCATCAAACCGTAATGCGTTTACTAATCTTGCCTCAATTTCTTTATCGTGTCAACCGCCGTCTTAAGGAAACCCATGTTTCACTGAAAATGATCCGCAAGCTGAAAACCTCCTTTTAAACCGCCGACAGGTGACCGCTTTCTCTTTGAACTTGACCGGGCCGCCGGTTTTTCGTATTCTGCCTGAACTCCCATCCGTAAAACCCCATAAGGAGTCCCCCCCATGAGCGAAGATATTTACAGGCGGCTGCAAAAGGTGTTGGACACGCTTCCCAACGGTTTTCCCGAAACCCCCTCCGGGGTGGAGATCAAAATCCTCAAAAAGTGCTTCTCTCCTGATGAAGCAGAGCTTTTCTGCGACTTGAAGCTGAAGTTCGAGACGGCGGAGCAGATCGCCGCCCGCACGGGCCGCCCTCTTCCGGGCCTGGAGGAGAAGCTCCACTCCATGTGGAAAAACGGACTGGTTTTCATGGTGGATTTTGGGACCGCAAAGGTTTACAAGATGCTTCCCTGGGCCTTCGGAATCTTCGAGTTCCAGCTTCACCGCATGGACAGGGAACTTGCCGAGCTTCTGGAACAGTACCAGGACTTTTCCAAGCAGTTTTTCAACAACACGCCCCAGCTCATGACGGTTGTTCCGATTGAGGAAAAAATCCCCGCCGAACACGTGGCGCTTCCCTACGAGTCGGTTTCCGCCATCATCGAAAAGGGCCTGTCCTTTGCCGTGGCCCAGTGCATCTGCAAACAGGAAAAAAACCTTCTCGGCAAGGGCTGTGAAAAGCCCCAGGAGATCTGCCTGGCCATAGCTCCCGTTCCGGGGGTTTTCGAGAACCATTTCTGGGGCAGGCCCATTTCAAAGGACGAGGCCAAAAAGGTCCTGGGCCTTGCCGAGGAAAAGGGCCTGGTGCATCTTTCCTGGAACATCCAGGATGGCCAGTATTTCATCTGCAACTGCTGCGGCTGCTGCTGCGGCGTCCTGCGCTCCATGAACGAGCTTGGATGCACGAACGTCGTGAATTCGGCCTTCTACGCCGAAATCGACCCTGAAAAATGCATTGCCTGCGGGCTCTGCGCCGATGAGCGCTGCCAGGTGAAGGCCATAGAGGAAGACGGGGGCGTTTACAGGGTTGTAAAAGACAGGTGCATAGGCTGCGGGCTGTGCGTCACCACCTGCCCCGAGGACGCCATCGCGCTTGTCCGCAAGCCCGCCGAAGAAGTTGTCACGCCGCCCGCCAACGAGGATGCGTGGTTCATCGAGCGCGGCCAAAAGCGCGGCGTGGATTTTTCCAAGTATATGTAACACCACATTAAAAGGCCAAAATTTGAAGGCTGTCAAAAAACGACGAACGCGGAGCGCAAAAAACCAATGAGCAAGCGTACTTCAGTACGTGGCGGAATTGGTTTTGATGCGCGACACGGTAGTATCGCGTTTTTGGGCAGCCAGACCGTAAGTAAGGAAATGTAATAAATGTCCGCCAAAAAAAGAGGCATTCTGATCACGGGGGCAGCTCATCCGTGGGGAAGAAATCTTATTCCGCTTCTGGAGGAAGACCCGGAATTCGACCCGATAATCGGGATCGATTTCAAGAAGCCGGAAACCCCCTTCAAGCGGGTGGAGTTCTTCCAGGTGGACCTCCACAACCCCCTGATCGCCGAGCTTTTGCAGGTTGCCAAAGTTGACACGGTGTGCCACCTTTTGTTTTTGGACACCTACAAGAGCGACGAGGAATATTTCGACCAGAACGTCATGGGGGCCATGGACCTTCTGGCTGCCTGCGCTGCGGGCGAAATAAAGCGGGCCATAATCCTTTCAGACACCAAGGTTTACGGGGCCGAGCCGGGGCATCCCAATTACATCTCCGAATACGGCGATTTCAAGGGCCGCCACAACCACCGCTACATCCAGGACCGGGTGGAGCTTGAAATCATGGTGGACCGCTTCGCCCGCCAGAACGTGACCCCCAGGCTCTGCATCCTTCGTTTCGCCAACATCGTGGGAAAAGCCATCGAAACCCCGGTCACCCGCTACCTGGACAGCCTCATCGTGCCAACGGCCTTAGGGTTCGACCCCATGTTCCAGTTCACCCACGAAAAAGACGTCCTGGCCTGCCTCTACCACACCATTAAAAGCGAGGCCACCGGGGTGTTCAACGTGGCGGGCGACGGGGCCATACCCCTTTCGCTGGCCCTAAGGCTCGGAGGCAAGATGGCGCTCCCGCTTCCGGCCACGGTGATAAAGGCCACGGGCGCGGTGTGGCGCAAGGCGGGCCTGAAGGGGCTCATGGACTCCATCCCCATAGAGGCCAACTACTTAAAGCATAGTTGCCTGGGCGACACCACCCGCATGAAGGACTGGCTCAAGTTCTATCCCCGCTACAGCTCAAAGGATGCGGTGACGGACTTTTTCGACAATATCCGCGTGAGGCATTACCTGCCGAAGCGCACCAAGATACGCTCCGATCCCCTTTCCTCGGAAAAGCTCCAGGAGTGGATCCGCGCCCGCCGAAGGGCCACGGATTACCTGACCGATCTTATCGAGACGTTCAACAAGGAAGGCGAACATGACCAGTGACCCCGACGCCCAGGGCCAGGAAAACCGGCAGGGTGAGCCGGACGCCCGCCGGTGTCACGGAGTGACCGTAAAGGGCGCTCCATGCCGCAACAGGCCGCTTGCCGGGCAAGACTACTGCCTTTTGCACACGCCCAAGACGCAGGGCGAAAGATGGGCCGAAATAGGCGACGAACCGCCTCCGCCCCCCAAGACCGTTGAAAGCTGGAAGGAATTCTTCCAGATGATGGCCCGCCGCCACAGGGGCCGCTACGACGTGGACGATCTCGGCCTCGACATGGAATTTCTGGAGCAGTTCCGACCCCTTGCCCGGTGGATATATCACAAGTACTGGCGGGTTACCGTAACAGGAATCGAAAACGTGCCCGCCGAAGGCCGGGCTCTCCTGGTGGCCAACCATTCTGGCGTTCTGCCCTTTGACGGGGCAATGGTGATAATGGCCGTTCAGGAGGAGCATCCACAGCACCGCATGGTGAGGGCTCTCGTCCTGTCGCTCTTTTTCAAACTGCCCTTCACCGCCCCGCTTCTGGCCAAGACCGGCCAGGTACAGGCCAACCCCGTCAACTCCGAACGGCTTCTGAACAACGACGAGCTGGCCCTGGTCTTTCCCGAAGGAGTGAAAGGCATAGGCAAGGTTTGGCGCAAACGCTACCAGCTGGCCCGCTTCGGCAGGGGCGGATTCGTCCGGGTTGCCCTGAAAACCCGCTCCCCCATCATTCCGGTCTCCATAGTCGGCGCGGAGGAAATCTATCCGCATCTGATGAACTTAAAACCCATAGCCAACCTTTTCGGGCTTCCCTATGTTCCCATAACGCCTTTTTTTCCGTGGTTGGGGCCTTTGGGGCTGATCCCCCTTCCCACAAGGTGGTACATCCATTTCGACGCGCCCATAAACATTCCCGACATGAACTACAGGCGCTCGGAGGAGCCTCTTCTCATGAGCAAAATCTCCAACCAGGTGCGCGACACCATTCAGCGCAACATCCACGAGAGGCTTAAGAGTCGGCGAAGCGTTTTCTGGTAGCAGGCTGTCGAAAAACTTTGGTCCGCTTTGTTGTGCTGCGCCTCCCGGCTCGGTCACGTACAACCATCCTTATTTAGCCCAAGAACTCTGCGATTTCTTGGGCGGGTACGCTCCCTCGCCGCTCGCCTGCACGCCTTGCGGCTCATGGTTTTTGACCGGCCTGCCAAATTTGGTTTTCAACAATGGGCGGGATTTAGCGGCTTTATGCCATGCGGCAACCCAATCGGCAGTGTCGGCGGAAAAGGATCAGATTCATGGGAAAGGTTGAGGAAATTCTTCTTGACGGCCAGATGCGCAGCCAGGTTGCCGATGATTGCGTGGCGCTCATCGACAGCGAGGTGGCTTCCAAAAAGGGAGCCACCGGGCTCGTTATAAAGGCTGGCTACCGGAGCTTTAAAGCCCTGAAACCCGGAATTGTCGAGGCTGCGGTGGAACATCTCCTGCCCCGCTTCGCCCGGATCATGGACCGGTATTTCGAGGATTTCACCTCTCAGAAAGCTTCGGGCGGATTCGCGGACTGGATCGCCGCCAAGGCCGACCTGGTTGCCGAAGACCTCCTGGCCATAACGGACGAGGTTGTGGCCAATAGCGAGTTGAAGTCCATAAAGCCCATATACTCCGGGCTTCGCAAAATGGGAAAAAACAACGTGGCCGCCGCCGTGCCCGCAATGGGGAGGCTGATAACGAAATATGCGGAGCAGAAGTGACCGAAGGACCGCAACCACCGGGCTTCAAGAAATGACTTATGGCTATGTCTAACGATAGTAAAACCGTTTCCATAATCCGGTATCGCGGAAATGATATCACACGGGACACCGCCTGCCTCATCTCCGAGGCGGTTCTCACCGTCAATATAAACGGTAAAACCAGGTTCACCCCGGCGCGCACTCCCGGCGACGAAGCGGCCCAGGCGGCGGGGCTCTGCGTTGGGGCCGGAATTCCCATAGCGCCTGAAAGCATTGTTGTCAGCCCTGATGGCTCAGTTGTTGACATCACCATCCCCGAATTCGACGACCAAAATCCGCGCCCGCCCTGCCCTGTCACCGACCCTTTCAAATTTCCGGTATCCAAAATTATCGATGCCGGACGCATTCTTTCCGATGCCCAGCACCTTAGGCGCAAGACCCATAGCACCCACGCCGCAGTCATCTTCGACGCCGGTTTTTCGGTGATCGCCGCCTCCGAGGACGTGAGCCGCCACTCGGCCATTGA contains:
- a CDS encoding NAD-dependent epimerase/dehydratase family protein, which codes for MSAKKRGILITGAAHPWGRNLIPLLEEDPEFDPIIGIDFKKPETPFKRVEFFQVDLHNPLIAELLQVAKVDTVCHLLFLDTYKSDEEYFDQNVMGAMDLLAACAAGEIKRAIILSDTKVYGAEPGHPNYISEYGDFKGRHNHRYIQDRVELEIMVDRFARQNVTPRLCILRFANIVGKAIETPVTRYLDSLIVPTALGFDPMFQFTHEKDVLACLYHTIKSEATGVFNVAGDGAIPLSLALRLGGKMALPLPATVIKATGAVWRKAGLKGLMDSIPIEANYLKHSCLGDTTRMKDWLKFYPRYSSKDAVTDFFDNIRVRHYLPKRTKIRSDPLSSEKLQEWIRARRRATDYLTDLIETFNKEGEHDQ
- a CDS encoding formate dehydrogenase accessory sulfurtransferase FdhD, whose amino-acid sequence is MAMSNDSKTVSIIRYRGNDITRDTACLISEAVLTVNINGKTRFTPARTPGDEAAQAAGLCVGAGIPIAPESIVVSPDGSVVDITIPEFDDQNPRPPCPVTDPFKFPVSKIIDAGRILSDAQHLRRKTHSTHAAVIFDAGFSVIAASEDVSRHSAIDKVIGMAFLGGKLSSAKAIMLTCRQNSDVMVKIVNAGIPVLLSVSRPTVSALLTAKEYGLTVALLGRNDEVVSFCGEHRLIP
- a CDS encoding 4Fe-4S binding protein, which translates into the protein MSEDIYRRLQKVLDTLPNGFPETPSGVEIKILKKCFSPDEAELFCDLKLKFETAEQIAARTGRPLPGLEEKLHSMWKNGLVFMVDFGTAKVYKMLPWAFGIFEFQLHRMDRELAELLEQYQDFSKQFFNNTPQLMTVVPIEEKIPAEHVALPYESVSAIIEKGLSFAVAQCICKQEKNLLGKGCEKPQEICLAIAPVPGVFENHFWGRPISKDEAKKVLGLAEEKGLVHLSWNIQDGQYFICNCCGCCCGVLRSMNELGCTNVVNSAFYAEIDPEKCIACGLCADERCQVKAIEEDGGVYRVVKDRCIGCGLCVTTCPEDAIALVRKPAEEVVTPPANEDAWFIERGQKRGVDFSKYM
- a CDS encoding acyltransferase family protein — translated: MTSDPDAQGQENRQGEPDARRCHGVTVKGAPCRNRPLAGQDYCLLHTPKTQGERWAEIGDEPPPPPKTVESWKEFFQMMARRHRGRYDVDDLGLDMEFLEQFRPLARWIYHKYWRVTVTGIENVPAEGRALLVANHSGVLPFDGAMVIMAVQEEHPQHRMVRALVLSLFFKLPFTAPLLAKTGQVQANPVNSERLLNNDELALVFPEGVKGIGKVWRKRYQLARFGRGGFVRVALKTRSPIIPVSIVGAEEIYPHLMNLKPIANLFGLPYVPITPFFPWLGPLGLIPLPTRWYIHFDAPINIPDMNYRRSEEPLLMSKISNQVRDTIQRNIHERLKSRRSVFW